Proteins encoded by one window of Primulina huaijiensis isolate GDHJ02 chromosome 1, ASM1229523v2, whole genome shotgun sequence:
- the LOC140979299 gene encoding probable LRR receptor-like serine/threonine-protein kinase RFK1 isoform X1, whose protein sequence is MVFGKSLAVSCVFAICCFWLLKLSESQVPKDEVDALQQIANELGATFWRFNADSCEVEMVGISQTAPSGSDGYVDCDCSFANNTVCHVIRIVIKSFNLPGALPPSILKLPYLQDVDFAYNLLTGTIPKEWALTRLNFISVLVNRLSGEIPKLLGNITTLTYLSLEANQFSGTIPSELGRLIDLKTLILSSNKLTGPLPMSFAGLTKVTDFRINDLNLSGRIPDFIHSWKLLTKLEMQASGLEGPIPFNISYLNALTDLRISDLKGPPQEFPLLRSSTRLLTLVLRNCNITGEIPAYVWKLRLLKMLDVSFNKLMGGIRNNIARNLKFVFLTGNMLSGNIPGTILKDGGNIDLSYNNFTLQGPNDPACLPNTRNRIVNLFKGSSTVNTPGRILPCTKDLFCPRYRCSLYVNCGGEDLTINEGKRKVIYEGDEGGDSAEYLSANYWGFTSTGDFMDEPTYQNSRTIKATSVSNLSDLYVTARLSPLSMTYFHYCLENGSYNVTLHFAEILFTNDDTYNSLGRRMFNIYIQGKLVWENFNIEDEAYGAQKPVIRNFNATVEDGTLEIRFYWASKGTTRIPNRGDYGPLISAISVNSNFKVCSYGKKKNVTAYIVAAVLSICAIMAILGILWWKGYLTSRRQSGIDLKGLELQTIAFTLKQIRTATNNFDGANKIGEGGFGPVYKGLLSDGTVIAVKQLSSRSRQGNREFLNEIGMISCLQHPNLVKLYGCCIEGDQLLVVYEYMENNSLAHVLFGSKESQLILNWPTRFSICIGIARGLAFLHDESRLKIVHRDIKATNVLLDKDLNPKISDFGLARLNEDENSHISTKVAGTIGYMAPEYALWGYLTDKADVYSFGVVILEIVSGKSNNNYMPSCNFICLLDWANHLQENKNIEELVDENLHSQENKEEIERVVKIALLCTNSTPSIRPTMSEVVQMLEGKMAIPDLIPEGSAYTNDVRFKAIKDFNQERRSQSSGVIQKQNSTMILTDASFTSSSSVIYETTRDTRSH, encoded by the exons ATGGTATTTGGGAAGTCTCTAGCTGTTTCTTGTGTATTTGCAATTTGTTGTTTCTGGCTACTGAAATTATCTGAGTCACAGGTGCCAAAAGACGAAG TGGATGCCCTACAACAAATCGCAAATGAACTTGGTGCCACATTTTGGAGATTCAATGCTGATTCATGTGAAGTTGAGATGGTTGGGATTTCACAAACTGCTCCAAGTGGCTCCGATGGTTATGTTGATTGTGATTGCAGTTTTGCCAACAATACCGTCTGCCATGTTATAAGAAT TGTCATTAAGAGCTTCAATCTTCCGGGGGCTCTTCCGCCTTCTATTTTGAAGCTTCCCTACCTCCAAGATGT TGATTTTGCCTACAACCTCCTTACTGGTACAATTCCAAAAGAATGGGCTTTAACACGATTGAACTTTAT ATCCGTTCTTGTAAACCGCTTATCGGGGGAAATTCCTAAGTTGTTGGGAAACATTACAACCCTCACGTACCT GAGCCTTGAAGCTAACCAATTTTCCGGGACCATTCCTTCTGAGCTTGGGAGGCTGATTGATTTGAAAACTCT GATCTTGTCCTCCAACAAATTAACAGGGCCGTTGCCAATGTCTTTTGCTGGATTAACCAAAGTAACAGATTT TAGGATAAATGATCTCAACTTAAGTGGGAGAATTCCGGACTTCATTCACAGCTGGAAACTTCTTACCAAATT aGAAATGCAAGCTAGTGGACTGGAAGGGCCTATCCCCTTTAACATATCATATTTGAATGCGTTAACTGACCT GAGAATTAGTGATTTAAAAGGGCCGCCTCAGGAATTTCCATTGTTACGGAGCTCTACACGCTTGTTGACTTT GGTGTTGAGAAATTGTAACATTACTGGGGAGATTCCTGCATATGTCTGGAAACTCAGACTTCTGAAAATGTT GGATGTCAGTTTCAATAAATTAATGGGAGGGATTCGAAATAACATTGCAAGAAATCTGAAATTTGT TTTTTTGACTGGCAACATGCTGAGTGGAAATATACCTGGAACAATCTTGAAGGATGGAGGCAACAT TGACCTGTCTTACAACAACTTTACTTTGCAAGGCCCCAATGATCCTGCTTGTCTGCCCAACAC TAGGAATCGAATCGTTAACTTGTTCAAAGGCTCATCAACAGTGAATACACC AGGACGAATCCTTCCATGTACTAAGGATTTGTTCTGTCCTAGAT ATAGGTGCTCGTTATATGTTAATTGTGGCGGGGAAGATTTAACCATCAatgaaggaaaaagaaaagttaTTTATGAAGGAGATGAAGGAGGTGATTCTGCAGAATATTTAAGTGCTAACTATTGGGGCTTTACTAGCACCGGAGATTTCATGGATGAACCTACTTATCAAAATTCACGTACTATCAAAGCCACATCGGTTTCGAATCTGTCTGACTTGTATGTCACAGCACGCCTTAGCCCTCTTTCGATGACATATTTTCATTACTGCCTGGAAAATGGGAGTTACAATGTGACCCTGCACTTTGCTGAAATTCTTTTCACAAATGATGATACATATAACAGTCTTGGCAGGCGGATGTTCAATATATACATCCAG GGAAAACTAGTTTGGGAAAATTTTAACATCGAAGATGAGGCTTATGGAGCTCAAAAGCCTGTGATTAGAAATTTTAATGCCACAGTGGAAGATGGTACCTTGGAGATCAGATTTTACTGGGCAAGTAAAGGGACTACACGTATTCCTAACAGAGGAGATTATGGTCCACTTATATCAGCTATTTCGGTCAATTCTA ATTTCAAAGTTTGTTCATATGGTAAAAAGAAGAATGTTACTGCTTACATTGTTGCTGCAGTACTTTCAATATGTGCTATAATGGCAATTTTAGGCATCCTTTGGTGGAAAGGTTATCTAACAAGCAGGAGACAATCAGGGATTG ATTTGAAAGGTCTAGAATTGCAAACTATTGCTTTTACGCTGAAACAAATTAGAACTGCTACCAACAACTTTGATGGTGCAAACAAAATTGGAGAAGGTGGTTTTGGTCCTGTGTACAAG GGTCTACTATCTGATGGTACTGTCATTGCTGTGAAGCAGCTCTCCTCTAGATCAAGACAAGGAAACCGTGAATTTTTGAATGAGATTGGCATGATTTCTTGTTTACAACATCCGAATCTTGTTAAGTTGTATGGATGCTGTATTGAAGGAGATCAATTGCTGGTGGTATACGAGTACATGGAAAACAACAGCCTCGCCCACGTTCTGTTTG GGTCAAAGGAAAGCCAGTTGATACTGAACTGGCCAACTCGGTTTTCGATCTGTATTGGAATTGCTAGAGGATTAGCTTTTCTTCACGATGAATCTAGACTGAAAATTGTGCATCGAGACATTAAAGCTACGAACGTGCTTCTAGATAAAGATCTAAATCCAAAAATATCAGATTTCGGGTTGGCTAGGCTTAACGAAGATGAGAACTCACATATAAGCACCAAAGTAGCTGGAACAAT AGGATACATGGCACCTGAATATGCATTATGGGGTTATCTGACAGACAAAGCAGATGTTTACAGCTTTGGAGTTGTCATCTTGGAAATAGTCAGTGGCAAAAGCAACAACAATTACATGCCCAGTTGTAACTTCATTTGCCTTCTAGACTGG GCTAATCACTTACAAGAGAACAAAAACATCGAAGAACTAGTAGACGAGAACCTGCATTCTCAAGAGAACAAAGAGGAAATAGAAAGGGTGGTGAAAATAGCACTCCTGTGCACAAATTCCACACCATCTATCAGGCCTACAATGTCTGAGGTTGTCCAAATGCTTGAAGGTAAAATGGCGATTCCAGATTTGATACCAGAAGGAAGCGCATATACGAACGATGTTCGGTTTAAAGCCATCAAAGACTTCAACCAAGAGAGGAGAAGTCAAAGTTCTGGTGTAATCCAAAAGCAGAATTCAACTATGATACTAACAGATGCAAGTTTCACTTCTTCTAGCTCTGTTATCTATGAAACCACTAGAGATACCAGATCACATTGA
- the LOC140979299 gene encoding probable LRR receptor-like serine/threonine-protein kinase RFK1 isoform X2: MVFGKSLAVSCVFAICCFWLLKLSESQVPKDEVDALQQIANELGATFWRFNADSCEVEMVGISQTAPSGSDGYVDCDCSFANNTVCHVIRIVIKSFNLPGALPPSILKLPYLQDVDFAYNLLTGTIPKEWALTRLNFISVLVNRLSGEIPKLLGNITTLTYLSLEANQFSGTIPSELGRLIDLKTLILSSNKLTGPLPMSFAGLTKVTDFRINDLNLSGRIPDFIHSWKLLTKLEMQASGLEGPIPFNISYLNALTDLRISDLKGPPQEFPLLRSSTRLLTLVLRNCNITGEIPAYVWKLRLLKMLDVSFNKLMGGIRNNIARNLKFVFLTGNMLSGNIPGTILKDGGNIDLSYNNFTLQGPNDPACLPNTNRIVNLFKGSSTVNTPGRILPCTKDLFCPRYRCSLYVNCGGEDLTINEGKRKVIYEGDEGGDSAEYLSANYWGFTSTGDFMDEPTYQNSRTIKATSVSNLSDLYVTARLSPLSMTYFHYCLENGSYNVTLHFAEILFTNDDTYNSLGRRMFNIYIQGKLVWENFNIEDEAYGAQKPVIRNFNATVEDGTLEIRFYWASKGTTRIPNRGDYGPLISAISVNSNFKVCSYGKKKNVTAYIVAAVLSICAIMAILGILWWKGYLTSRRQSGIDLKGLELQTIAFTLKQIRTATNNFDGANKIGEGGFGPVYKGLLSDGTVIAVKQLSSRSRQGNREFLNEIGMISCLQHPNLVKLYGCCIEGDQLLVVYEYMENNSLAHVLFGSKESQLILNWPTRFSICIGIARGLAFLHDESRLKIVHRDIKATNVLLDKDLNPKISDFGLARLNEDENSHISTKVAGTIGYMAPEYALWGYLTDKADVYSFGVVILEIVSGKSNNNYMPSCNFICLLDWANHLQENKNIEELVDENLHSQENKEEIERVVKIALLCTNSTPSIRPTMSEVVQMLEGKMAIPDLIPEGSAYTNDVRFKAIKDFNQERRSQSSGVIQKQNSTMILTDASFTSSSSVIYETTRDTRSH; the protein is encoded by the exons ATGGTATTTGGGAAGTCTCTAGCTGTTTCTTGTGTATTTGCAATTTGTTGTTTCTGGCTACTGAAATTATCTGAGTCACAGGTGCCAAAAGACGAAG TGGATGCCCTACAACAAATCGCAAATGAACTTGGTGCCACATTTTGGAGATTCAATGCTGATTCATGTGAAGTTGAGATGGTTGGGATTTCACAAACTGCTCCAAGTGGCTCCGATGGTTATGTTGATTGTGATTGCAGTTTTGCCAACAATACCGTCTGCCATGTTATAAGAAT TGTCATTAAGAGCTTCAATCTTCCGGGGGCTCTTCCGCCTTCTATTTTGAAGCTTCCCTACCTCCAAGATGT TGATTTTGCCTACAACCTCCTTACTGGTACAATTCCAAAAGAATGGGCTTTAACACGATTGAACTTTAT ATCCGTTCTTGTAAACCGCTTATCGGGGGAAATTCCTAAGTTGTTGGGAAACATTACAACCCTCACGTACCT GAGCCTTGAAGCTAACCAATTTTCCGGGACCATTCCTTCTGAGCTTGGGAGGCTGATTGATTTGAAAACTCT GATCTTGTCCTCCAACAAATTAACAGGGCCGTTGCCAATGTCTTTTGCTGGATTAACCAAAGTAACAGATTT TAGGATAAATGATCTCAACTTAAGTGGGAGAATTCCGGACTTCATTCACAGCTGGAAACTTCTTACCAAATT aGAAATGCAAGCTAGTGGACTGGAAGGGCCTATCCCCTTTAACATATCATATTTGAATGCGTTAACTGACCT GAGAATTAGTGATTTAAAAGGGCCGCCTCAGGAATTTCCATTGTTACGGAGCTCTACACGCTTGTTGACTTT GGTGTTGAGAAATTGTAACATTACTGGGGAGATTCCTGCATATGTCTGGAAACTCAGACTTCTGAAAATGTT GGATGTCAGTTTCAATAAATTAATGGGAGGGATTCGAAATAACATTGCAAGAAATCTGAAATTTGT TTTTTTGACTGGCAACATGCTGAGTGGAAATATACCTGGAACAATCTTGAAGGATGGAGGCAACAT TGACCTGTCTTACAACAACTTTACTTTGCAAGGCCCCAATGATCCTGCTTGTCTGCCCAACAC GAATCGAATCGTTAACTTGTTCAAAGGCTCATCAACAGTGAATACACC AGGACGAATCCTTCCATGTACTAAGGATTTGTTCTGTCCTAGAT ATAGGTGCTCGTTATATGTTAATTGTGGCGGGGAAGATTTAACCATCAatgaaggaaaaagaaaagttaTTTATGAAGGAGATGAAGGAGGTGATTCTGCAGAATATTTAAGTGCTAACTATTGGGGCTTTACTAGCACCGGAGATTTCATGGATGAACCTACTTATCAAAATTCACGTACTATCAAAGCCACATCGGTTTCGAATCTGTCTGACTTGTATGTCACAGCACGCCTTAGCCCTCTTTCGATGACATATTTTCATTACTGCCTGGAAAATGGGAGTTACAATGTGACCCTGCACTTTGCTGAAATTCTTTTCACAAATGATGATACATATAACAGTCTTGGCAGGCGGATGTTCAATATATACATCCAG GGAAAACTAGTTTGGGAAAATTTTAACATCGAAGATGAGGCTTATGGAGCTCAAAAGCCTGTGATTAGAAATTTTAATGCCACAGTGGAAGATGGTACCTTGGAGATCAGATTTTACTGGGCAAGTAAAGGGACTACACGTATTCCTAACAGAGGAGATTATGGTCCACTTATATCAGCTATTTCGGTCAATTCTA ATTTCAAAGTTTGTTCATATGGTAAAAAGAAGAATGTTACTGCTTACATTGTTGCTGCAGTACTTTCAATATGTGCTATAATGGCAATTTTAGGCATCCTTTGGTGGAAAGGTTATCTAACAAGCAGGAGACAATCAGGGATTG ATTTGAAAGGTCTAGAATTGCAAACTATTGCTTTTACGCTGAAACAAATTAGAACTGCTACCAACAACTTTGATGGTGCAAACAAAATTGGAGAAGGTGGTTTTGGTCCTGTGTACAAG GGTCTACTATCTGATGGTACTGTCATTGCTGTGAAGCAGCTCTCCTCTAGATCAAGACAAGGAAACCGTGAATTTTTGAATGAGATTGGCATGATTTCTTGTTTACAACATCCGAATCTTGTTAAGTTGTATGGATGCTGTATTGAAGGAGATCAATTGCTGGTGGTATACGAGTACATGGAAAACAACAGCCTCGCCCACGTTCTGTTTG GGTCAAAGGAAAGCCAGTTGATACTGAACTGGCCAACTCGGTTTTCGATCTGTATTGGAATTGCTAGAGGATTAGCTTTTCTTCACGATGAATCTAGACTGAAAATTGTGCATCGAGACATTAAAGCTACGAACGTGCTTCTAGATAAAGATCTAAATCCAAAAATATCAGATTTCGGGTTGGCTAGGCTTAACGAAGATGAGAACTCACATATAAGCACCAAAGTAGCTGGAACAAT AGGATACATGGCACCTGAATATGCATTATGGGGTTATCTGACAGACAAAGCAGATGTTTACAGCTTTGGAGTTGTCATCTTGGAAATAGTCAGTGGCAAAAGCAACAACAATTACATGCCCAGTTGTAACTTCATTTGCCTTCTAGACTGG GCTAATCACTTACAAGAGAACAAAAACATCGAAGAACTAGTAGACGAGAACCTGCATTCTCAAGAGAACAAAGAGGAAATAGAAAGGGTGGTGAAAATAGCACTCCTGTGCACAAATTCCACACCATCTATCAGGCCTACAATGTCTGAGGTTGTCCAAATGCTTGAAGGTAAAATGGCGATTCCAGATTTGATACCAGAAGGAAGCGCATATACGAACGATGTTCGGTTTAAAGCCATCAAAGACTTCAACCAAGAGAGGAGAAGTCAAAGTTCTGGTGTAATCCAAAAGCAGAATTCAACTATGATACTAACAGATGCAAGTTTCACTTCTTCTAGCTCTGTTATCTATGAAACCACTAGAGATACCAGATCACATTGA